Proteins from a genomic interval of Neisseria arctica:
- a CDS encoding rod shape-determining protein: MFRFLTRYFSNDLAIDLGTANTLIYIKGKGIVLDEPSVVAMQNDVAHGKSVILAVGTEAKKMLGRTPGSIQAIRPMKDGVIADFNVTEKMLKQFIKKVNNSRFAATPRIVICVPCGSTQVERKAIRDSALAAGASTVNLIEEPMAAAIGAGLPIEEATGSMVVDIGGGTTEVGVISLSGVVYSHSIRVGGDAFDDSIINYVRRNYGMLIGEATAEEIKKTIGSAFPGMEVREIEVKGRNLAEGIPRSFTISSNEVLEALTEPLNQIVQSVKNALEQTPPELGADIAERGLVLTGGGALLKGLDRLLAEETGLPVMIAEDPLTCVARGSGKALDMIGKLNSVFVVNP, encoded by the coding sequence ATGTTTCGCTTCTTAACCCGCTATTTTTCCAACGACCTCGCCATCGACTTGGGCACAGCCAATACCCTTATTTATATCAAAGGCAAAGGTATTGTTTTGGACGAACCTTCGGTGGTGGCCATGCAAAACGATGTCGCACATGGTAAAAGCGTGATTTTGGCAGTAGGAACGGAAGCTAAAAAAATGCTGGGCAGAACACCGGGCAGCATTCAGGCTATCCGCCCCATGAAAGACGGAGTGATTGCCGATTTCAACGTAACTGAAAAAATGCTCAAACAATTTATCAAAAAAGTAAATAACAGCCGCTTTGCCGCAACGCCCCGTATCGTTATTTGCGTGCCGTGCGGTTCTACCCAAGTAGAACGTAAAGCTATTCGCGACTCTGCTTTGGCAGCCGGCGCCTCTACCGTCAACCTGATTGAAGAACCTATGGCCGCTGCAATCGGCGCGGGCTTGCCGATTGAAGAAGCTACCGGATCTATGGTGGTAGATATCGGTGGCGGCACTACCGAAGTAGGTGTAATTTCATTATCAGGTGTGGTTTACTCCCACTCGATCCGCGTGGGCGGCGACGCGTTTGACGACAGCATCATCAATTATGTACGCCGTAATTACGGCATGCTGATTGGCGAAGCAACCGCCGAAGAAATCAAAAAAACCATCGGCTCCGCCTTCCCGGGCATGGAAGTACGCGAAATCGAAGTCAAAGGCCGCAACTTGGCCGAAGGTATTCCGCGTTCTTTCACTATCAGCTCCAATGAAGTATTGGAAGCACTTACTGAGCCGCTCAACCAAATCGTACAATCTGTTAAAAACGCATTGGAACAAACCCCGCCCGAACTGGGTGCCGATATTGCCGAGCGGGGTTTGGTACTTACCGGTGGCGGTGCCTTGCTCAAAGGCCTAGACCGTCTGCTGGCCGAAGAAACAGGTCTACCGGTGATGATTGCAGAAGATCCCCTTACCTGTGTGGCACGCGGTTCGGGTAAAGCTCTTGATATGATCGGCAAACTAAATTCCGTATTCGTTGTTAACCCGTAA
- the gatA gene encoding Asp-tRNA(Asn)/Glu-tRNA(Gln) amidotransferase subunit GatA yields the protein MTSYTLKQAADMLAAKKISATELAQEYLTAIEARNPVINGYTALNPEMTLAEAKAADARIAAGDATVLTGVPVAYKDIFCQQGWRSACSSKVLDNFVSPYTATVVQNLLDAGMVTLGRVNMDEFAMGSTTETSFHGITKNPWNLEHVPGGSSGGSAAVVAARLAPAALGSDTGGSIRQPASHCGITGLKPTYGVVSRFGMVAYASSFDQAGPMAQTAEDCALLLNAMASFDERDSTSLEREKEDYTRDLNKPLKGLKVGLPKEYFGANNSADVQTALQNIIDLLQAQGAEMVEVSLPQTELSIPAYYVLASAEASTNLSRYDGVRYGHRAAQFGDLEEMYSNTRAEGFGSEVKRRIMMGTYVLSHGYYDAYYLKAQKLRRLVANDFQTALQQCDIILGPVAPTAAPKLGSDINDPVQMYLSDIYTIALNLAGLPGMSLPAGFSSDGLPVGVQLIGNYFTEAKLLGVAHQIQLNSDWHTKTPAF from the coding sequence ATGACATCATACACTTTGAAACAGGCCGCTGATATGCTGGCGGCCAAGAAAATTTCCGCTACCGAATTGGCTCAGGAATATCTAACTGCTATTGAAGCACGTAATCCCGTTATTAACGGTTATACTGCTTTGAATCCGGAGATGACATTAGCCGAAGCCAAGGCCGCCGATGCACGCATTGCAGCCGGTGATGCCACTGTGCTGACGGGGGTACCGGTTGCATATAAAGATATTTTTTGTCAGCAAGGGTGGCGTAGTGCTTGCTCTTCCAAGGTGTTGGATAACTTTGTTTCACCCTATACTGCAACCGTAGTGCAAAACCTATTAGATGCGGGAATGGTAACTCTTGGCCGGGTAAATATGGATGAATTTGCCATGGGTTCGACCACGGAAACATCATTTCACGGCATTACTAAAAATCCTTGGAATCTCGAGCATGTTCCGGGCGGTTCTTCAGGCGGTTCGGCCGCTGTGGTGGCGGCCCGATTGGCTCCTGCCGCTTTGGGTAGCGACACCGGCGGTTCTATCCGCCAACCTGCGTCCCATTGCGGTATTACCGGTTTGAAGCCTACCTATGGCGTGGTTTCCCGTTTCGGTATGGTGGCTTACGCTTCCAGTTTCGATCAAGCCGGCCCTATGGCGCAAACGGCCGAAGATTGTGCGTTGCTATTGAACGCAATGGCCAGTTTTGACGAACGCGACTCCACTAGCTTGGAGCGTGAAAAAGAAGATTATACCCGTGATTTGAACAAGCCATTGAAAGGCTTAAAAGTCGGTTTGCCCAAAGAGTATTTCGGAGCCAACAACAGTGCCGACGTTCAGACGGCCTTGCAAAACATTATCGATTTGCTTCAAGCCCAAGGTGCGGAAATGGTAGAGGTTAGCCTGCCGCAAACCGAGCTATCCATTCCTGCTTATTATGTTTTGGCATCGGCAGAAGCCAGTACCAATCTGTCGCGTTACGACGGCGTACGCTACGGACACCGTGCCGCCCAGTTCGGCGATTTGGAAGAAATGTATAGCAACACCCGTGCCGAAGGTTTCGGAAGCGAAGTGAAGCGCCGGATTATGATGGGTACTTATGTACTTTCACACGGTTATTACGATGCTTATTACCTGAAAGCCCAAAAATTGCGTCGCTTGGTCGCCAACGATTTTCAGACGGCCTTGCAACAATGCGACATTATCTTAGGCCCTGTTGCGCCTACTGCCGCTCCGAAATTGGGTAGCGATATTAATGATCCCGTGCAAATGTATTTGAGCGATATCTATACGATTGCGCTCAACCTTGCTGGTTTGCCGGGAATGAGTCTGCCCGCCGGATTTTCTTCGGACGGACTGCCCGTCGGCGTGCAGCTGATCGGTAACTATTTTACAGAGGCCAAATTGCTGGGCGTGGCGCATCAAATTCAGCTCAATAGTGATTGGCATACCAAAACACCTGCTTTTTAA
- the gatC gene encoding Asp-tRNA(Asn)/Glu-tRNA(Gln) amidotransferase subunit GatC: MALTLSDVEKIAKLSRLSLTDEEKQQSLKELNDVFALVEKMQSVDTEGVEPMAHPHEVALRLRNDAVIETDCAAAYQEVAPEVRNRLYIVPQVIEE; the protein is encoded by the coding sequence ATGGCTTTGACCTTATCCGACGTGGAAAAAATTGCCAAACTGTCGCGTTTGAGTTTGACAGACGAAGAAAAACAACAAAGTTTGAAAGAGTTAAACGACGTTTTCGCATTGGTTGAGAAAATGCAGAGCGTTGACACAGAAGGCGTTGAACCTATGGCTCATCCGCATGAAGTAGCTTTGCGTCTGCGTAATGATGCCGTTATTGAAACCGATTGTGCAGCCGCATATCAGGAGGTAGCTCCTGAGGTGCGGAACCGATTATATATCGTGCCGCAAGTAATTGAAGAATAA